Below is a genomic region from Leptolyngbya iicbica LK.
CTCATGCTCACTCAAGGGCTGATGGTTCGTATCTTCAGCTTATGGCGAGTGAGCTTTTTTACTGACTGAGCGATTTATCAAACATCCTCTCAGCAAGATTCCCCGGTTGCCTCAGTTCGTGAATGAGGCAACCGAGCACGCGGCTATGGATAAGGATATTCATACGCCGTGTTCATGTTCTCAGCTTGGTAAATCAGCACCGTCTCGGCTGTGGCACCTCCACGGGTAAGTTCAACTTCACCGATGGGCTCTAGCTTGTCGAAATAGGGTTGAAATTCTGCTACCAGTTCATCGCGATCAGGGTGCAAGCTTTCGAGCGTAATATAGATGGCCGTTTGGCCGCGCCATTGCTCAGGAGCATGCCAAAAGGCGAAACCGCGAGGATCTTGGCTGAAGGCGGTGATTGGGTGACGCGCCAGTGGGTACAACGCCATGTCCACATAGCCGGAAAGATAAAATTCGTCGGTGAACACGAAATCAGCGTCGGCAAGGGCAGTGGTCAACGGTTCGGATTGCGCAAAGCGCGATCGCAATTGCCCCACATTCAACAAGGTTGTGGAACCATCTTGTTCGATCGGCACCAGTCCGCCTAAAAGGGCATAGTTGCTCGGCTTTTGTAAAATTCCTAGATTCAAATGCAGGAGGGCCACCAGTGCCAATGCGCCTAAAACCAAAGCGGTGCCACCGAGCCAATGTCGTACTGTCAGCGATCGCCAGTGGCTAGCGGCATGCGCCAATAACAACGTCATGCCCCAAAATCCCGGCGCAGGCCAAGCCGGATAAATCGCTTGTTTGCCTCCTAGCAGGGTGAATCCGACCGCAATGGGGAGCGACAGCCAGAGGATTAACCCAAGGCGATCGCGGGCTACCCGTTCGCCCGCACTCATGGGCGGTTGCAGAATGCTTTGAATACGTTCTAACAGCGCTTTGCCCGTGCTCCACCAGAGGGGCAAACCTATCGTCGGAAACAGGTACAGCAGCCCCAATCCCCAGGTACCGAGGACATCCAGCGGGCGATAAGGATTGGGCGTGCCATCGCCGTCAAACCGCATCAATAGATGAAAGCGGAACGAGAACCAATCGTTTTGCGCATTCCACCACCAGAGCGGTATCAGGGTGAGCAGGAAGAGCACGAGGGACACCAGCAGCCACGGTGACCAAAAAACTTTGCGGGTGCGATCGCTGGTCAGGCAAAAGCCCACCAGCCCAGCCCCAAGAATAAAACCGTGATATTTGCTCAGGCAGGCCAGCCCGACCGTAAGGCCGATCAAAGCGACTCGATAGGTCGGTTGATAAGTGGCCTTTCTTAAGGACGAAGCAGAAGAGAAGCGATCGGGAATGAATTCCCAGGCGGCCAGTAAACAGGTCAGCGTCCAGAAAAAAATCAGAGCATTGTCGGGCGAAGAGAGGACGCCAAAGGCAATCCAAAAGATGGGCGCGATAGAACCAATGGCGATCGCCAGCACCCCCGTCTTTTCATCAAACAAGTGCCGCGCAACAACGTACAGCAGCAGCAAACTCAAGGGATACAGCAGCAGCGCCCCGACACGGATCGTTAGAGCCGCCCCAGCGCCCCAAGGCCACCAACCCATCCCCGTTGTCAGAGCAACCATCAGCGGGTGGTCAAAATAGCTCCAGGCCAGATGACGACTATAAAGGTAGTAGTAAGCTTCATCAAAGCCGACTGGTAAAAATGTGGCGACGATCACGCGGAAGACGAAGCCGCCTCCCAGCCACCACCAAACCGCTCGGGAAACTTGGGGGACAAGAAGTTTCATGACAGCACAAACCAAATCATCAGGAAGCGCGACCGAAAAGCGGGAAAACAGCAGGCGGCGGGTATTTTTGGGCGATCGCAGATAAAATGTCGTCTCAGTGCCCTACATCATGACATGGCTTGGCCGCCCTGTCGGGACGTGAACCTATCGGCATCGGGAATCGTAAAACCCATGAAGGGAAGTGCGGAAATCATCTGTGTCGGCAGTGAATTGCTGCTGGGCGATATCACCAACACCAACGCGCAGTTTTTGGCGCAGGCTTTGGCGCAACTGGGGATTCCCCACTATTACCAAACAGTGGTGGGCGATAACCCGTTGCGCATTCAGCGGGCAGTGGCGATCGCCTGCGATCGGGCGCGGTTGCTCATCTTTACAGGAGGACTTGGACCAACGCCCGATGATCTAACCCATGAAACCCTAGCCGACTTTTTTGGCTCCCCCCTCGAAGAGCGTCCAGAAATTTGGGCCGACATTCAACAAAAATACGCCCGTCGCGGGCGCGAAGTCGCCCCCAGTAATCGCAAACAAGCGCTGTTGCCCCAGGGCGCAGCGGTACTGCCTAACCCCGGCGGCAGCGCCCCTGGCATCATCTGGGAGCCGCGCCCGGGCCTGGTAGTCATGACCTTCCCTGGCGTTCCTAAAGAAATGCAGATGATGTGGCGCGAAACCGCCGTCCCCTATCTGCAAACTGAAGGCTGGGCAGCAGAGCCCATTTATAGCCGCACCCTAAAATTTTGGGGCATCGGCGAGTCGAACCTGGCGGAACAGGTTACCCATCTATTTGACCTAGAGAATCCGACGGTGGCCCCCTATGCCAGTCAAGGTACGGCAAAATTGCGTATCTCAGCCCGTGCCGCCAATGAGGCTGCCGCTGCGGCTCTGATCACGCCGATTGCAGACGAAATCCTAAAGATTGCTGGCGAGCATCACTACGGCGATGACGACGAAACGTTAGCCACTGCGGCTGGAGCACTCCTTCTGCAAAAAGGACAGACCTTGGCAGTAGCCGAATCTTGCACTGGGGGCGGCTTAGGACAAATGTTAACGGCAGTTCCCGGCAGTTCAGCCTATTTTATGGGGGGCATCATTTCTTACGACAATGCCGTAAAAATTGGCCTGCTGGGCGTGCAGCCTAATGACTTAGCAACCGAAGGAGCCGTGAGTGATCCTGTCGCGTGTCAAATGGCGGCGGGAGTGCGAGCGCGATTGGGCACTGACTGGGGCATTGGCATTACGGGCATTGCTGGCCCTGGCGGCAGCACCGACGACAAGCCGGTCGGCCTAGTTTATATCGGCATTGCTGGCCCCGATCGCAGTGTCGTGAGTCATCGCTTTCAGTTTGGCAATTTTCGAGGCCGCGACTGGATTCGGCATCTCAGCTGTTGCACAGCGCTAGATTTGCTGCGGAGATCGCTACAGACCAGTTAACATTTGCTTAAGGTTGATCATTTGTTAATATCGGCTATCATCAAGACAGGATGCTTTTGAGGCTAAATAGCTAATCAGGCCCATATCCTTGACTTGATTAGTGCCTACGTAGTCGTCACATGCGCATCTAAAGCCGAGACGGAGAGCGCCTTCATGGATATTGAAAAGGTTTTGGAAAAGCTAAAAGAGTGGTTAAACCGATTAGCTGATGCTCTTTTTGGCCCCCAAGCCCAGCCCGAATCCGAGCCCATTCCCGTTCCAGTTGATGATCGCCGCATTCGATAGGCGTGAATCAGGAATCTCTCAAAATATTAGTGCT
It encodes:
- a CDS encoding ArnT family glycosyltransferase, translating into MKLLVPQVSRAVWWWLGGGFVFRVIVATFLPVGFDEAYYYLYSRHLAWSYFDHPLMVALTTGMGWWPWGAGAALTIRVGALLLYPLSLLLLYVVARHLFDEKTGVLAIAIGSIAPIFWIAFGVLSSPDNALIFFWTLTCLLAAWEFIPDRFSSASSLRKATYQPTYRVALIGLTVGLACLSKYHGFILGAGLVGFCLTSDRTRKVFWSPWLLVSLVLFLLTLIPLWWWNAQNDWFSFRFHLLMRFDGDGTPNPYRPLDVLGTWGLGLLYLFPTIGLPLWWSTGKALLERIQSILQPPMSAGERVARDRLGLILWLSLPIAVGFTLLGGKQAIYPAWPAPGFWGMTLLLAHAASHWRSLTVRHWLGGTALVLGALALVALLHLNLGILQKPSNYALLGGLVPIEQDGSTTLLNVGQLRSRFAQSEPLTTALADADFVFTDEFYLSGYVDMALYPLARHPITAFSQDPRGFAFWHAPEQWRGQTAIYITLESLHPDRDELVAEFQPYFDKLEPIGEVELTRGGATAETVLIYQAENMNTAYEYPYP
- a CDS encoding competence/damage-inducible protein A, which produces MKGSAEIICVGSELLLGDITNTNAQFLAQALAQLGIPHYYQTVVGDNPLRIQRAVAIACDRARLLIFTGGLGPTPDDLTHETLADFFGSPLEERPEIWADIQQKYARRGREVAPSNRKQALLPQGAAVLPNPGGSAPGIIWEPRPGLVVMTFPGVPKEMQMMWRETAVPYLQTEGWAAEPIYSRTLKFWGIGESNLAEQVTHLFDLENPTVAPYASQGTAKLRISARAANEAAAAALITPIADEILKIAGEHHYGDDDETLATAAGALLLQKGQTLAVAESCTGGGLGQMLTAVPGSSAYFMGGIISYDNAVKIGLLGVQPNDLATEGAVSDPVACQMAAGVRARLGTDWGIGITGIAGPGGSTDDKPVGLVYIGIAGPDRSVVSHRFQFGNFRGRDWIRHLSCCTALDLLRRSLQTS